The Musa acuminata AAA Group cultivar baxijiao chromosome BXJ2-2, Cavendish_Baxijiao_AAA, whole genome shotgun sequence genome has a segment encoding these proteins:
- the LOC103975721 gene encoding protein TIME FOR COFFEE isoform X3: MERNREARRGTMAASTEATNDGGGGNVLSRRRHRNSSSVRDSPDEDGRVEMQETWRPRDRGAKKTWDRDRSSRSKKRRGERLSNRDEEDESSEESLDEDEGAEDDDLLVPARLPPPSPPPSNPGAAASSSPKQNHHHCHQLLRKSFPPKAVKWRTDETIGVTVPRKARSASARRSHEAPALGGGGGGGRGRELMTRQASTTRIPSCSSNGSLPKKMKLIDGEKPSEISKSASLVEDEIEIEVAEVLFGMTRQFECLSKHDSNNKLDSRDIDADSGNEAKSRASSPSLMSPSPASYPSDCPSALTSSNSCSNPASLPTVASKRKMQMHVESFANPVGLHNLSSFILPSGDKMDARNQIKAEASSPGSERHNASPATKNGSGLIDVFVSRSEISDVQQQKWAKTVQELRPLTGGSDDKEEIISPAKGSACTDLDTNICELIAQKIVPDIPKEQKFNIDLMAPPPGELSPERDDLNVFDSDRKPKGPDVEMALKEVENPTDGVLVGDKQQIEKPIQTNIDLRKQLVVKQNRDLCLDLEKPKSDDIGTGRVQVHKKQVKEPKVEPKQEKSASASSLHMPFNQTWPGSFPPYGYMGQGPTLQAVVPMDGTAGPSNSLQPPPFQQMHPRPKRCATQFYITQMISNHQKFMRMSSFWTAAAGAAPLYGANPYNLNVVPPSDVPLSGKTKEGSSLGKNMSTLQDTKGTPAYAMPYSGHTSQEKMPSANNTNMESAQGKQLILQQMAQSGSTNKMPQATPTASAAAANRVGVAKSTTVSGAEVRVSGALGSAGGSSGGGGSATPVNLSFSSLPPNEAQYLAFVQNNAYPFPIPPQIAAAPPFPGTSNAQAMPFFYPSHMLHASQQRSQQQQLAGPPRQHGKQSHPNLSTLSGSSSQKYPQKSQCMGGNGAGAASDGGAISYVFSETHQQQDLLSQQACHSECNKNMKNDLPAADGTNFQSQKAICFQKGSTPIHPQNFVLMSTAAAAIAMGNSKGHGDKQPVYQQPQEKHNMKAELALPQAFTIPFASFGGAGTVPSDFDFSSMTQNHSILWSLPEPSRDGYHQMAKAAVTTTTQAAEQKKVHQVTEGKSAAWESDTSITVEEGRNIIAASKGLQHLFSFAKSDNEPPIQSGVSNSVLDLSSRSVNLIQAPGNCGISVDHAAGTSTAATSVLTSTNNVANSQQQKQQLIHSQKHQLQQLQMQHHLASSHAKSSGSRNNTNIHPESLTEGFTARFPQSLSGPPQALVHGGSPIQWPQGKTSRVGDITAVSSTPLPKKNLREGHQIQISFGMNSNEVVAVGGQHLSGTCDSPSVSSVTIAVGSSSKSVSKIAGGSPRECASMKPGPSTSAIALTQQSAVKQSVTSSSSKPISMSSFNMPSILGRPQKVPAPSSNTKQQQQPQQLPDHQTFSQAQLFFSNPHMQQVPYSKSSAAAPTVVQYYEKPRSEQHTRQSQLQQQLSSAPSSTGMPCFFAPTAFTLAGVPTSDPAKAMAAASVVAANSIKGSPPSNFLNATQLALTTQSASGSPHPPISATFPFMSSLPFSMKPSAEQKPVAGNGGIQAFWQSDKR, encoded by the exons ATGGAGAGGAACCGTGAAGCGAGGAGAGGGACCATGGCAGCGTCGACAGAGGCCACCAACGACGGAGGTGGTGGTAACGTGTTGTCTAGGAGGAGGCATAGGAACAGCAGCAGCGTCAGGGACTCTCCTG ATGAGGATGGAAGAGTGGAGATGCAGGAGACGTGGAGACCACGAGATCGGGGGGCCAAGAAAACTTGGGATCGGGACAGATCCAGCCGGAGCAAGAAGAGGAGAGGGGAGAGATTGAGCAACAGAGACGAAGAGGATGAGAGCTCCGAGGAGAGCCTCGACGAGGATGAGGGGGCCGAGGACGATGACCTGTTGGTCCCCGCTCGGCTACCTCCGCCCTCGCCCCCTCCGTCAAATCCGGGTGCTGCGGCTTCCTCGTCGCCCAAGCAGAACCACCATCACTGCCACCAGCTGTTGCGAAAGAGCTTCCCACCCAAAGCGGTGAAGTGGCGAACAGATGAAACCATCGGAGTCACGGTGCCTAGAAAAGCTCGTTCAG CATCCGCCAGGAGATCACATGAAGCTCCAGCCTTaggtggaggaggtggtggtggtcgaGGCCGAGAGCTAATGACCCGACAAGCTTCCACAACCAGAATACCGTCGTGTTCCTCGAATGGCTCTCTGCCAAAGAAGATG AAGCTGATCGATGGAGAAAAGCCATCAGAAATCTCCAAATCGGCATCTTTGGTCGAAGATGAAATCGAGATTGAGGTTGCAGAGGTACTGTTTGGGATGACAAGGCAATTCGAGTGCCTTTCGAAGCACGATAGCAATAATAAGCTGGATTCAAGGGACATCGATGCCGATTCAGGCAATGAAGCGAAATCTAGAGCTTCGTCGCCAAGTTTGATGTCGCCATCTCCGGCGAGCTATCCATCAGACTGCCCATCTGCACTTACATCGTCCAATTCGTGCTCCAATCCTGCCTCGTTGCCTACTGTAG CTTCAAAGAGGAAAATGCAGATGCACGTAGAAAGCTTTGCAAATCCAGTGGGATTACATAACCTTTCGAGCTTCATTTTACCTTCTGGGGATAAAATGGATGCAAGGAACCAGATTAAGGCAGAGGCTTCATCGCCTGGATCAGAAAGGCACAATGCATCTCCTGCAACCAAGAATGGCAGTGGATTGATTGATGTTTTTGTCTCTCGGTCTGAGATCTCTGATGTACAACAGCAGAAATGGGCCAAGACTGTTCAGGAGTTGCGTCCATTGACAGGAGGGTCAGATGATAAGGAAGAAATCATTTCACCCGCAAAGGGATCTGCTTGTACTGATTTGGACACCAATATCTGTGAATTGATCGCTCAAAAGAT AGTGCCCGATATCCCTAAGGAGCAAAAGTTCAATATTGATCTGATG GCACCTCCTCCAGGAGAGCTGTCACCAGAGAGGGATGATTTAAATGTCTTTGACTCAGATCGCAAGCCAAAGGGCCCAGATGTTGAAATG GCACTGAAAGAGGTAGAAAACCCCACAGATGGTGTACTGGTGGGAGATAAGCAACAGATCGAGAAGCCCATTCAGACAAATATTGACTTGAGAAAGCAGCTGGTGGTCAAGCAGAATCGAGACCTTTGTCTTGATTTGGAAAAGCCAAAGAGTGATGACATTGGCACTGGCAGAGTGCAAGTCCATAAGAAGCAAGTCAAAGAACCTAAAGTAGAGCCTAAACAAGAGAAGTCTG CATCAGCATCCTCACTCCATATGCCATTCAATCAAACTTGGCCTGGAAGTTTTCCTCCATACGG GTACATGGGTCAGGGTCCAACTTTGCAAGCTGTTGTTCCTATGGATGGAACTGCAGGTCCTTCCAATTCCTTGCAG CCACCACCCTTTCAACAAATGCATCCTCGTCCAAAGCGTTGTGCCACACAATTCTATATCACACAGATGATATccaatcaccagaaatttatgagGATGAGTTCTTTCTGGACTGCTGCAGCTGGAGCTGCACCTTTGTATGGGGCCAACCCATATAACCTTAATGTAGTTCCGCCTTCAGATGTTCCTCTCTCTGGAAAAACAAAGGAAGGAAGTTCCCTAGGTAAGAATATGAGTACATTGCAAGACACTAAAGGGACACCAGCATATGCTATGCCATATTCAGGGCATACCTCACAGGAGAAGATGCCATCAGCCAATAATACAAACATGGAATCTGCCCAGGGAAAACAACTAATTCTGCAGCAGATGGCTCAGTCTGGATCCACAAACAAGATGCCG CAAGCAACACCCACAGCCTCTGCAGCAGCTGCTAATAGAGTTGGGGTAGCAAAATCTACTACGGTTTCAGGTGCTGAGGTGCGGGTATCTGGTGCCTTGGGTTCTGCTGGGGGAAGCAGTGGAGGTGGTGGATCAGCAACTCCAGTGAATTTGAGCTTTTCTAGTTTGCCTCCTAATGAAGCTCAGTACCTGGCATTTGTTCAGAACAATGCATATCCTTTTCCTATTCCTCCCCAAATTGCTGCAGCTCCTCCATTTCCTGGAACAAGTAATGCTCAAGCAATGCCCTTCTTCTACCCTTCTCACATGCTTCATGCATCACAACAACGATCACAACAGCAGCAGTTGGCAGGGCCTCCACGACAGCATGGTAAACAAAGCCACCCCAATTTGAGCACCTTAAGTGGATCATCCTCACAGAAATATCCACAGAAATCACAATGTATGGGGGGAAATGGTGCTGGTGCTGCTAGTGATGGCGGTGCAATCTCTTATGTATTTTCAGAAACTCATCAACAGCAGGACCTACTGTCTCAGCAAGCTTGCCATAGTGAGTGCAATAAGAACATGAAAAATGACCTTCCCGCTGCTGATGGTACAAATTTTCAATCTCAGAAGGCAATCTGTTTCCAAAAAGGTTCTACTCCAATTCATCCTCAGAACTTCGTCTTGATGTCTACTGCTGCAGCTGCTATTGCAATGGGCAATAGTAAGGGTCACGGTGATAAGCAGCCAGTTTATCAGCAGCCACAAGAGAAGCACAACATGAAGGCAGAGCTTGCATTGCCTCAAGCTTTCACAATTCCCTTTGCATCCTTTGGCGGAGCTGGAACTGTACCATCAGATTTTGATTTTTCTTCCATGACACAGAATCATTCCATTTTATGGAGCCTTCCAGAACCTTCCCGGGATGGCTACCACCAGATGGCAAAAGCTGCAGTTACTACCACTACTCAAGCTGCAGAACAGAAGAAGGTCCACCAAGTAACAGAGGGAAAATCTGCAGCCTGGGAGTCAGACACAAGTATCACAGTTGAAGAGGGCAGAAATATTATAGCAGCTAGCAAAGGCCTACAGCATTTGTTTTCATTTGCAAAATCAGATAATGAACCTCCCATCCAGTCAGGTGTCAGTAACAGTGTCTTAGACCTCTCTTCCAGATCAGTGAACCTCATCCAAGCTCCGGGAAATtgtggtatatctgttgaccacGCTGCTGGCACTTCTACAGCTGCAACTTCTGTTCTCACATCTACCAACAATGTTGCCAATTCCCAACAACAGAAACAGCAACTGATTCATTCTCAGAAGCATCAACTGCAACAGCTGCAGATGCAGCACCATCTTGCATCCTCTCATGCAAAGTCCTCAGGCTCAAGGAACAACACCAATATCCACCCTGAGAGTCTAACTGAGGGTTTTACCGCTAGGTTCCCTCAGTCTCTAAGTGGGCCCCCTCAGGCTCTTGTGCATGGTGGCAGCCCCATCCAGTGGCCTCAGGGCAAAACATCCAGAGTAGGAGATATTACTGCAGTTTCATCTACTCCATTACCAAAGAAAAACCTCAGAGAAGGTCACCAAATACAGATATCTTTTGGCATGAACTCAAATGAAGTGGTGGCAGTAGGGGGTCAACACCTCTCTGGAACATGTGATAGTCCATCAGTATCTTCTGTCACCATTGCTGTTGGTTCATCTTCGAAATCTGTCTCTAAGATTGCTGGTGGCAGCCCTAGGGAATGTGCCAGTATGAAGCCTGGTCCATCGACCTCTGCAATTGCGCTCACTCAACAGTCAGCTGTAAAGCAATCAGTGACAAGCTCTAGTTCAAAGCCGATATCTATGAGTAGCTTTAACATGCCATCCATTCTTGGGCGCCCTCAGAAAGTTCCTGCCCCAAGTTCTAACACTAAGCAGCAGCAACAGCCTCAGCAATTACCAGATCATCAAACCTTTTCTCAGGCTCAACTCTTCTTCTCTAATCCTCACATGCAACAGGTCCCATATTCTAAATCCAGTGCTGCTGCTCCCACTGTTGTGCAGTACTATGAGAAGCCTCGATCTGAACAACATACACGGCAGTCTCAACTGCAGCAACAACTCAGCTCAGCTCCGTCTTCTACTGGGATGCCATGTTTTTTTGCTCCCACTGCATTTACCCTAGCCGGTGTTCCCACATCTGACCCTGCAAAGGCCATGGCTGCTGCCTCTGTGGTTGCGGCCAACAGTATAAAAGGCTCTCCGCCATCTAATTTTCTGAATGCTACTCAACTAGCTTTGACTACCCAGTCTGCCTCTGGCTCTCCTCACCCTCCAATTTCTGCTACATTCCCTTTCATGTCTTCGCTGCCATTTTCCATGAAGCCCTCAGCTGAGCAGAAGCCTGTAGCTG GAAATGGCGGTATACAAGCTTTCTGGCAGTCTGACAAGAGGTAA
- the LOC103975721 gene encoding protein TIME FOR COFFEE isoform X2, with amino-acid sequence MERNREARRGTMAASTEATNDGGGGNVLSRRRHRNSSSVRDSPDEDGRVEMQETWRPRDRGAKKTWDRDRSSRSKKRRGERLSNRDEEDESSEESLDEDEGAEDDDLLVPARLPPPSPPPSNPGAAASSSPKQNHHHCHQLLRKSFPPKAVKWRTDETIGVTVPRKARSASARRSHEAPALGGGGGGGRGRELMTRQASTTRIPSCSSNGSLPKKMKLIDGEKPSEISKSASLVEDEIEIEVAEVLFGMTRQFECLSKHDSNNKLDSRDIDADSGNEAKSRASSPSLMSPSPASYPSDCPSALTSSNSCSNPASLPTVASKRKMQMHVESFANPVGLHNLSSFILPSGDKMDARNQIKAEASSPGSERHNASPATKNGSGLIDVFVSRSEISDVQQQKWAKTVQELRPLTGGSDDKEEIISPAKGSACTDLDTNICELIAQKIVPDIPKEQKFNIDLMAPPPGELSPERDDLNVFDSDRKPKGPDVEMALKEVENPTDGVLVGDKQQIEKPIQTNIDLRKQLVVKQNRDLCLDLEKPKSDDIGTGRVQVHKKQVKEPKVEPKQEKSASASSLHMPFNQTWPGSFPPYGYMGQGPTLQAVVPMDGTAGPSNSLQPPPFQQMHPRPKRCATQFYITQMISNHQKFMRMSSFWTAAAGAAPLYGANPYNLNVVPPSDVPLSGKTKEGSSLGKNMSTLQDTKGTPAYAMPYSGHTSQEKMPSANNTNMESAQGKQLILQQMAQSGSTNKMPQQATPTASAAAANRVGVAKSTTVSGAEVRVSGALGSAGGSSGGGGSATPVNLSFSSLPPNEAQYLAFVQNNAYPFPIPPQIAAAPPFPGTSNAQAMPFFYPSHMLHASQQRSQQQQLAGPPRQHGKQSHPNLSTLSGSSSQKYPQKSQCMGGNGAGAASDGGAISYVFSETHQQQDLLSQQACHSECNKNMKNDLPAADGTNFQSQKAICFQKGSTPIHPQNFVLMSTAAAAIAMGNSKGHGDKQPVYQQPQEKHNMKAELALPQAFTIPFASFGGAGTVPSDFDFSSMTQNHSILWSLPEPSRDGYHQMAKAAVTTTTQAAEQKKVHQVTEGKSAAWESDTSITVEEGRNIIAASKGLQHLFSFAKSDNEPPIQSGVSNSVLDLSSRSVNLIQAPGNCGISVDHAAGTSTAATSVLTSTNNVANSQQQKQQLIHSQKHQLQQLQMQHHLASSHAKSSGSRNNTNIHPESLTEGFTARFPQSLSGPPQALVHGGSPIQWPQGKTSRVGDITAVSSTPLPKKNLREGHQIQISFGMNSNEVVAVGGQHLSGTCDSPSVSSVTIAVGSSSKSVSKIAGGSPRECASMKPGPSTSAIALTQQSAVKQSVTSSSSKPISMSSFNMPSILGRPQKVPAPSSNTKQQQQPQQLPDHQTFSQAQLFFSNPHMQQVPYSKSSAAAPTVVQYYEKPRSEQHTRQSQLQQQLSSAPSSTGMPCFFAPTAFTLAGVPTSDPAKAMAAASVVAANSIKGSPPSNFLNATQLALTTQSASGSPHPPISATFPFMSSLPFSMKPSAEQKPVAGNGGIQAFWQSDKR; translated from the exons ATGGAGAGGAACCGTGAAGCGAGGAGAGGGACCATGGCAGCGTCGACAGAGGCCACCAACGACGGAGGTGGTGGTAACGTGTTGTCTAGGAGGAGGCATAGGAACAGCAGCAGCGTCAGGGACTCTCCTG ATGAGGATGGAAGAGTGGAGATGCAGGAGACGTGGAGACCACGAGATCGGGGGGCCAAGAAAACTTGGGATCGGGACAGATCCAGCCGGAGCAAGAAGAGGAGAGGGGAGAGATTGAGCAACAGAGACGAAGAGGATGAGAGCTCCGAGGAGAGCCTCGACGAGGATGAGGGGGCCGAGGACGATGACCTGTTGGTCCCCGCTCGGCTACCTCCGCCCTCGCCCCCTCCGTCAAATCCGGGTGCTGCGGCTTCCTCGTCGCCCAAGCAGAACCACCATCACTGCCACCAGCTGTTGCGAAAGAGCTTCCCACCCAAAGCGGTGAAGTGGCGAACAGATGAAACCATCGGAGTCACGGTGCCTAGAAAAGCTCGTTCAG CATCCGCCAGGAGATCACATGAAGCTCCAGCCTTaggtggaggaggtggtggtggtcgaGGCCGAGAGCTAATGACCCGACAAGCTTCCACAACCAGAATACCGTCGTGTTCCTCGAATGGCTCTCTGCCAAAGAAGATG AAGCTGATCGATGGAGAAAAGCCATCAGAAATCTCCAAATCGGCATCTTTGGTCGAAGATGAAATCGAGATTGAGGTTGCAGAGGTACTGTTTGGGATGACAAGGCAATTCGAGTGCCTTTCGAAGCACGATAGCAATAATAAGCTGGATTCAAGGGACATCGATGCCGATTCAGGCAATGAAGCGAAATCTAGAGCTTCGTCGCCAAGTTTGATGTCGCCATCTCCGGCGAGCTATCCATCAGACTGCCCATCTGCACTTACATCGTCCAATTCGTGCTCCAATCCTGCCTCGTTGCCTACTGTAG CTTCAAAGAGGAAAATGCAGATGCACGTAGAAAGCTTTGCAAATCCAGTGGGATTACATAACCTTTCGAGCTTCATTTTACCTTCTGGGGATAAAATGGATGCAAGGAACCAGATTAAGGCAGAGGCTTCATCGCCTGGATCAGAAAGGCACAATGCATCTCCTGCAACCAAGAATGGCAGTGGATTGATTGATGTTTTTGTCTCTCGGTCTGAGATCTCTGATGTACAACAGCAGAAATGGGCCAAGACTGTTCAGGAGTTGCGTCCATTGACAGGAGGGTCAGATGATAAGGAAGAAATCATTTCACCCGCAAAGGGATCTGCTTGTACTGATTTGGACACCAATATCTGTGAATTGATCGCTCAAAAGAT AGTGCCCGATATCCCTAAGGAGCAAAAGTTCAATATTGATCTGATG GCACCTCCTCCAGGAGAGCTGTCACCAGAGAGGGATGATTTAAATGTCTTTGACTCAGATCGCAAGCCAAAGGGCCCAGATGTTGAAATG GCACTGAAAGAGGTAGAAAACCCCACAGATGGTGTACTGGTGGGAGATAAGCAACAGATCGAGAAGCCCATTCAGACAAATATTGACTTGAGAAAGCAGCTGGTGGTCAAGCAGAATCGAGACCTTTGTCTTGATTTGGAAAAGCCAAAGAGTGATGACATTGGCACTGGCAGAGTGCAAGTCCATAAGAAGCAAGTCAAAGAACCTAAAGTAGAGCCTAAACAAGAGAAGTCTG CATCAGCATCCTCACTCCATATGCCATTCAATCAAACTTGGCCTGGAAGTTTTCCTCCATACGG GTACATGGGTCAGGGTCCAACTTTGCAAGCTGTTGTTCCTATGGATGGAACTGCAGGTCCTTCCAATTCCTTGCAG CCACCACCCTTTCAACAAATGCATCCTCGTCCAAAGCGTTGTGCCACACAATTCTATATCACACAGATGATATccaatcaccagaaatttatgagGATGAGTTCTTTCTGGACTGCTGCAGCTGGAGCTGCACCTTTGTATGGGGCCAACCCATATAACCTTAATGTAGTTCCGCCTTCAGATGTTCCTCTCTCTGGAAAAACAAAGGAAGGAAGTTCCCTAGGTAAGAATATGAGTACATTGCAAGACACTAAAGGGACACCAGCATATGCTATGCCATATTCAGGGCATACCTCACAGGAGAAGATGCCATCAGCCAATAATACAAACATGGAATCTGCCCAGGGAAAACAACTAATTCTGCAGCAGATGGCTCAGTCTGGATCCACAAACAAGATGCCG CAGCAAGCAACACCCACAGCCTCTGCAGCAGCTGCTAATAGAGTTGGGGTAGCAAAATCTACTACGGTTTCAGGTGCTGAGGTGCGGGTATCTGGTGCCTTGGGTTCTGCTGGGGGAAGCAGTGGAGGTGGTGGATCAGCAACTCCAGTGAATTTGAGCTTTTCTAGTTTGCCTCCTAATGAAGCTCAGTACCTGGCATTTGTTCAGAACAATGCATATCCTTTTCCTATTCCTCCCCAAATTGCTGCAGCTCCTCCATTTCCTGGAACAAGTAATGCTCAAGCAATGCCCTTCTTCTACCCTTCTCACATGCTTCATGCATCACAACAACGATCACAACAGCAGCAGTTGGCAGGGCCTCCACGACAGCATGGTAAACAAAGCCACCCCAATTTGAGCACCTTAAGTGGATCATCCTCACAGAAATATCCACAGAAATCACAATGTATGGGGGGAAATGGTGCTGGTGCTGCTAGTGATGGCGGTGCAATCTCTTATGTATTTTCAGAAACTCATCAACAGCAGGACCTACTGTCTCAGCAAGCTTGCCATAGTGAGTGCAATAAGAACATGAAAAATGACCTTCCCGCTGCTGATGGTACAAATTTTCAATCTCAGAAGGCAATCTGTTTCCAAAAAGGTTCTACTCCAATTCATCCTCAGAACTTCGTCTTGATGTCTACTGCTGCAGCTGCTATTGCAATGGGCAATAGTAAGGGTCACGGTGATAAGCAGCCAGTTTATCAGCAGCCACAAGAGAAGCACAACATGAAGGCAGAGCTTGCATTGCCTCAAGCTTTCACAATTCCCTTTGCATCCTTTGGCGGAGCTGGAACTGTACCATCAGATTTTGATTTTTCTTCCATGACACAGAATCATTCCATTTTATGGAGCCTTCCAGAACCTTCCCGGGATGGCTACCACCAGATGGCAAAAGCTGCAGTTACTACCACTACTCAAGCTGCAGAACAGAAGAAGGTCCACCAAGTAACAGAGGGAAAATCTGCAGCCTGGGAGTCAGACACAAGTATCACAGTTGAAGAGGGCAGAAATATTATAGCAGCTAGCAAAGGCCTACAGCATTTGTTTTCATTTGCAAAATCAGATAATGAACCTCCCATCCAGTCAGGTGTCAGTAACAGTGTCTTAGACCTCTCTTCCAGATCAGTGAACCTCATCCAAGCTCCGGGAAATtgtggtatatctgttgaccacGCTGCTGGCACTTCTACAGCTGCAACTTCTGTTCTCACATCTACCAACAATGTTGCCAATTCCCAACAACAGAAACAGCAACTGATTCATTCTCAGAAGCATCAACTGCAACAGCTGCAGATGCAGCACCATCTTGCATCCTCTCATGCAAAGTCCTCAGGCTCAAGGAACAACACCAATATCCACCCTGAGAGTCTAACTGAGGGTTTTACCGCTAGGTTCCCTCAGTCTCTAAGTGGGCCCCCTCAGGCTCTTGTGCATGGTGGCAGCCCCATCCAGTGGCCTCAGGGCAAAACATCCAGAGTAGGAGATATTACTGCAGTTTCATCTACTCCATTACCAAAGAAAAACCTCAGAGAAGGTCACCAAATACAGATATCTTTTGGCATGAACTCAAATGAAGTGGTGGCAGTAGGGGGTCAACACCTCTCTGGAACATGTGATAGTCCATCAGTATCTTCTGTCACCATTGCTGTTGGTTCATCTTCGAAATCTGTCTCTAAGATTGCTGGTGGCAGCCCTAGGGAATGTGCCAGTATGAAGCCTGGTCCATCGACCTCTGCAATTGCGCTCACTCAACAGTCAGCTGTAAAGCAATCAGTGACAAGCTCTAGTTCAAAGCCGATATCTATGAGTAGCTTTAACATGCCATCCATTCTTGGGCGCCCTCAGAAAGTTCCTGCCCCAAGTTCTAACACTAAGCAGCAGCAACAGCCTCAGCAATTACCAGATCATCAAACCTTTTCTCAGGCTCAACTCTTCTTCTCTAATCCTCACATGCAACAGGTCCCATATTCTAAATCCAGTGCTGCTGCTCCCACTGTTGTGCAGTACTATGAGAAGCCTCGATCTGAACAACATACACGGCAGTCTCAACTGCAGCAACAACTCAGCTCAGCTCCGTCTTCTACTGGGATGCCATGTTTTTTTGCTCCCACTGCATTTACCCTAGCCGGTGTTCCCACATCTGACCCTGCAAAGGCCATGGCTGCTGCCTCTGTGGTTGCGGCCAACAGTATAAAAGGCTCTCCGCCATCTAATTTTCTGAATGCTACTCAACTAGCTTTGACTACCCAGTCTGCCTCTGGCTCTCCTCACCCTCCAATTTCTGCTACATTCCCTTTCATGTCTTCGCTGCCATTTTCCATGAAGCCCTCAGCTGAGCAGAAGCCTGTAGCTG GAAATGGCGGTATACAAGCTTTCTGGCAGTCTGACAAGAGGTAA